Proteins encoded by one window of Companilactobacillus ginsenosidimutans:
- a CDS encoding heavy-metal-associated domain-containing protein, with translation MAKAILQLGELTCPSCMTKIQKAVQNQDGVSDVKVLFNAGKVKADFDESKVSADQLGKVITELGYEVKKIKVKEAA, from the coding sequence ATGGCAAAAGCAATTTTACAATTAGGCGAATTAACATGCCCATCATGTATGACAAAAATTCAAAAGGCAGTTCAAAATCAAGACGGTGTTTCTGACGTCAAGGTTTTGTTCAATGCTGGTAAAGTAAAGGCTGACTTTGATGAAAGCAAAGTTTCAGCTGACCAATTAGGAAAAGTTATTACTGAATTAGGATACGAAGTTAAGAAGATCAAAGTTAAGGAGGCTGCATAA
- a CDS encoding heavy metal translocating P-type ATPase yields MKFNIWLQKHQNQLTAVIGILIVASLFFTYLVKIELVANILMIIASILGAIPIAIHAFSALKNKVISIDLLVTIAVIGAFIIGEYIESAVVTFLFLFGNYLEQRTLQKTRSSVKDLTQMAPTQAELIDDEGNISTVDIDDLDAGDHVVVKPGGQIPVDGKIVDGTGYVNEASITGESAPVEKEDGDSVFAGSLIDNGTITVETSTVGEDTTFGKIIELVEEAQDSQSPAARFIDKFATYYTPAVLVIGILVWIFTQNFELAITVLVLGCPGALVIGAPVSNVAGIGNGAKNGILMKGGNAVNSFSHVDTLVLDKTGTLTTGKMTVSKMDSFGTDKNADMAILSAVESNSDHPLGRAITKYVSNEGIKDLPKIPELDTVKGQGMVGSDDSQEILVGNERLMQNNGVEITPENRAAIDARLDDGDSIVMMAINKEIRLIVGVNDELRPDAFEGLTALKKAGMTKIVMLTGDNRLAAQRVAEKLPIDEVHAELLPEQKVEFVKQFKAEGRNVAFVGDGINDSPSLATADIGIGMGTGTDVAIDTADIVLVKSSFKSLAHAYILAKKTVANTKENITIAVGTVALLLLGLLVGIIQMASGMFVHEASILVVIFNAMRLLR; encoded by the coding sequence ATGAAATTTAATATATGGTTACAAAAACATCAAAATCAATTAACTGCTGTTATTGGTATCTTAATTGTTGCTAGTTTGTTCTTTACATATTTAGTTAAAATTGAACTGGTTGCTAACATCTTAATGATTATTGCCAGTATCTTAGGTGCTATTCCGATCGCAATTCACGCATTCTCAGCTTTAAAGAATAAGGTCATCAGTATTGACCTGTTAGTAACAATCGCTGTTATCGGAGCTTTCATAATCGGTGAATATATAGAATCAGCCGTTGTTACTTTCTTATTCCTATTCGGAAATTATTTGGAACAGAGAACATTACAAAAGACACGTTCCTCTGTTAAAGATTTGACTCAAATGGCACCAACACAAGCCGAATTAATAGATGATGAAGGAAATATTTCGACTGTAGATATTGACGACTTAGACGCCGGAGACCACGTTGTGGTTAAACCCGGTGGACAAATTCCTGTTGATGGAAAAATCGTTGACGGAACTGGATACGTTAATGAAGCTTCTATTACGGGTGAGTCTGCTCCAGTTGAAAAAGAAGACGGCGATTCAGTTTTCGCTGGATCACTAATTGATAATGGAACAATCACGGTCGAAACTTCGACAGTTGGTGAAGATACAACTTTTGGTAAAATTATTGAACTCGTTGAAGAGGCTCAAGATAGCCAGTCTCCTGCTGCTAGATTTATTGATAAGTTTGCTACATATTACACTCCCGCTGTTTTAGTAATCGGAATTCTAGTTTGGATTTTTACTCAGAATTTTGAGTTAGCCATCACTGTCCTAGTTCTTGGATGCCCTGGTGCCTTGGTCATTGGTGCTCCAGTTTCAAACGTTGCCGGAATTGGTAACGGTGCTAAAAACGGTATTTTGATGAAAGGTGGAAATGCGGTAAATAGCTTTTCACACGTTGATACACTTGTTTTGGATAAAACTGGTACATTAACAACTGGTAAGATGACTGTTTCAAAAATGGATTCATTCGGAACTGACAAGAATGCTGACATGGCAATCTTATCAGCCGTTGAAAGCAATTCAGATCACCCATTAGGACGTGCCATTACAAAATACGTTTCTAATGAAGGAATCAAAGATTTGCCAAAGATCCCAGAGCTTGATACTGTAAAAGGCCAAGGAATGGTTGGTTCAGACGATTCACAAGAAATTTTAGTTGGTAATGAAAGATTGATGCAAAATAATGGAGTGGAAATTACTCCAGAAAACAGAGCAGCAATCGATGCCAGATTAGACGACGGAGATTCAATCGTTATGATGGCAATTAACAAAGAAATTAGATTAATTGTTGGTGTTAATGATGAGTTAAGACCAGATGCATTTGAAGGACTCACAGCACTTAAGAAAGCCGGTATGACAAAGATTGTAATGTTAACTGGTGATAACAGATTGGCTGCTCAACGAGTTGCAGAAAAACTACCAATCGATGAAGTTCATGCTGAATTACTACCTGAACAAAAAGTTGAATTTGTTAAACAATTTAAAGCTGAAGGTAGAAATGTAGCCTTCGTTGGTGACGGAATTAATGATAGTCCATCACTTGCCACAGCTGATATTGGTATCGGAATGGGAACAGGTACTGACGTTGCCATCGATACAGCTGATATTGTCTTGGTAAAATCAAGTTTCAAATCACTTGCACATGCATATATTTTAGCCAAGAAAACAGTTGCCAATACTAAAGAAAACATCACCATTGCTGTTGGAACAGTTGCTTTACTTCTATTAGGTTTGTTAGTTGGAATAATCCAAATGGCAAGTGGAATGTTCGTTCACGAAGCAAGTATTTTAGTAGTTATCTTTAATGCGATGAGATTATTAAGATAA
- a CDS encoding ferritin-like domain-containing protein — translation MSEQATIEAKFQAEQKQVDIDHHTPTAGAMTNHVLSNRMIMNMKLHQIEWFVKGPNAESYKAVIGQTIFENYDWYEKIAEQLLDEGEIPSSTTDEYKEYTMLEEHGENKYLDADEMLQTVVDDFVTDNMFVTRAIKLAEKEGRPAFNKLLIDLYGWNNHQIRIYQALLGKTATEGLEDDEDDDDED, via the coding sequence ATGTCAGAACAAGCAACTATTGAAGCAAAGTTTCAAGCAGAACAAAAACAAGTCGATATTGACCACCACACACCAACAGCTGGAGCAATGACTAATCATGTTTTATCAAATCGTATGATTATGAATATGAAATTGCACCAAATTGAATGGTTCGTGAAAGGCCCAAATGCTGAAAGTTATAAAGCAGTAATCGGACAAACAATTTTTGAAAACTATGACTGGTATGAGAAGATTGCTGAGCAACTATTAGATGAAGGTGAGATTCCATCTTCGACAACTGACGAGTATAAAGAATATACTATGTTGGAAGAACACGGTGAGAACAAATATCTCGACGCAGACGAAATGCTTCAAACGGTTGTTGATGATTTCGTAACTGATAATATGTTTGTGACACGTGCAATTAAATTGGCTGAAAAAGAAGGCCGTCCAGCTTTCAACAAATTATTGATTGATTTATATGGCTGGAATAATCACCAAATCCGTATCTATCAAGCACTTCTTGGCAAAACTGCTACTGAAGGACTTGAAGACGACGAAGATGACGATGACGAAGATTAA
- the aroA gene encoding 3-phosphoshikimate 1-carboxyvinyltransferase yields MKQLPTTANGLHGSVVVPGDKSISHRAMMFGAMATGTTKVLRRLDSADVSSTISVLKSLGAKITEKDNNITEVVGTGVAGLKSPNQPLDMGNSGTSTRLLTGLITGAGLNATITGDSSLSTRPMDRVTVPLSEIGGTFTSDHGHLPLTIEASKLDTEIHQTLKVGSAQVKSAILLAGLAAGSDTFVTDSFHTRNHTEQMLPKFGVKVETSGDTIHIPANQKLQATEIEVPGDISSAAYWLVAGLITPNSKLTIKNVGVNPTRIGIIKVLQDMGGDITIDTKTDFGEPIADITVKTSQLHGVEVGGDIIPSLIDEIPVIVLAATQATGKTVIKDAAELKVKETNRIDTVQEELNKLGANVIPTDDGFIIDGPAKLASSGVHVSGHGDHRIAMMLSIAALVTNGTITLDDDESVKISYPTFFNNLEGLVKS; encoded by the coding sequence ATGAAACAACTACCAACAACAGCCAATGGACTACACGGAAGTGTCGTAGTTCCCGGAGATAAAAGTATTTCACATCGTGCCATGATGTTTGGAGCTATGGCAACCGGAACGACAAAAGTTTTACGACGTTTAGACTCTGCTGATGTCTCTAGTACGATTAGTGTTTTGAAATCCTTAGGAGCAAAAATAACCGAAAAAGATAACAACATCACCGAAGTTGTTGGAACCGGTGTTGCTGGTTTGAAAAGCCCCAATCAGCCATTAGACATGGGAAACTCGGGTACCTCTACCCGACTTTTAACCGGACTAATTACTGGTGCAGGTTTGAACGCCACGATTACCGGCGATAGCAGCCTTTCAACTCGTCCGATGGATCGAGTAACTGTACCTTTATCCGAAATCGGAGGTACTTTTACTTCCGACCATGGTCATTTGCCATTAACAATTGAGGCGTCAAAATTAGACACTGAGATTCATCAAACTTTGAAAGTAGGTTCAGCTCAAGTTAAAAGTGCCATCCTCTTGGCAGGCTTAGCTGCTGGATCAGATACATTCGTCACTGATTCCTTCCATACTCGAAATCATACCGAACAAATGCTTCCAAAATTTGGTGTAAAAGTTGAGACTTCTGGCGACACGATTCACATCCCCGCCAATCAAAAATTGCAGGCAACTGAAATCGAGGTCCCTGGTGATATTTCATCAGCAGCCTACTGGCTAGTAGCCGGTCTCATTACTCCTAATAGTAAATTGACCATCAAAAACGTCGGGGTTAATCCCACTCGTATCGGCATCATCAAAGTTCTTCAAGATATGGGTGGAGACATTACCATCGATACGAAAACTGATTTCGGTGAACCAATTGCTGATATTACCGTTAAAACTAGCCAACTTCATGGAGTCGAAGTTGGCGGTGACATCATTCCTTCCTTAATTGATGAAATCCCCGTAATCGTTTTAGCTGCTACTCAAGCAACTGGCAAAACAGTTATCAAAGATGCCGCCGAATTAAAAGTTAAGGAAACCAATCGAATTGACACGGTTCAAGAAGAATTAAATAAGCTAGGTGCAAATGTAATTCCAACAGACGACGGATTTATTATTGATGGTCCCGCAAAGCTTGCCAGTAGCGGAGTTCACGTTTCTGGACACGGAGATCACCGAATTGCGATGATGCTATCTATTGCAGCCTTGGTCACCAATGGTACTATTACTTTAGATGATGATGAGAGTGTAAAAATCTCATATCCAACATTTTTCAATAACTTGGAAGGACTCGTAAAATCATGA
- the aroC gene encoding chorismate synthase — MKYMTAGESHGPEEIAIIEGIPSGLHISEEDINKELARRQHGYGRGQRQVIESDTVKFLSGVRHQETLGSPITLNVHNDDHNHWASIMAPNDVETDENSVRKVMRPRPGHADLVGGMKYRHFKDLRNVLERSSARETVMRVAVGAVAKQLLKEIDIDVHGFVLNIGSAKTNLDKLENFKKLDDIRQVSESFPTRTLDEETDKKMQAVIDQAKKEGNTVGGTVQVFATGVPAGLGSYVTADDKLDAKIARAIVGINAFKGVDFGGGFNNAEKFGSQVMDEIFWSEDKGFYRGSDNLGGFEGGMTTGEMIAVRGVVKPIPTLYRPMHSVDIDTHEEHKASIERSDTTAVTAAAVIAESMVAIEIAKAILDKFDSDNLGRLKEQLKAYKEEIKEF; from the coding sequence ATGAAATACATGACAGCAGGAGAAAGCCACGGACCAGAGGAAATCGCAATTATAGAGGGTATCCCATCGGGATTACACATTTCCGAAGAAGACATCAATAAAGAATTAGCTCGTCGCCAACATGGTTATGGACGTGGTCAACGCCAAGTCATTGAAAGCGACACAGTCAAATTTCTTTCTGGAGTTAGACATCAAGAAACACTGGGCTCGCCAATTACATTGAACGTTCACAACGACGATCATAACCACTGGGCCAGCATCATGGCACCTAACGACGTTGAGACTGATGAAAATTCAGTTAGAAAAGTAATGAGACCTAGACCAGGACATGCCGACTTAGTCGGTGGCATGAAGTATCGCCACTTCAAGGATTTAAGAAATGTCTTGGAACGATCGTCAGCTAGAGAAACAGTCATGAGAGTGGCAGTTGGAGCAGTCGCAAAACAACTACTAAAAGAAATAGACATCGATGTTCATGGATTTGTTTTAAACATCGGTTCAGCAAAAACTAACTTAGATAAATTAGAGAATTTTAAGAAACTAGATGACATTCGCCAAGTATCTGAAAGTTTCCCAACTAGAACCTTAGATGAGGAAACCGACAAGAAAATGCAAGCAGTTATCGACCAAGCTAAAAAAGAAGGAAACACTGTTGGAGGCACTGTTCAAGTTTTCGCCACAGGAGTTCCTGCAGGACTTGGCTCTTATGTAACTGCCGACGACAAACTTGATGCAAAAATCGCCAGAGCAATTGTTGGAATCAATGCCTTTAAGGGAGTTGATTTCGGAGGCGGATTTAACAACGCTGAGAAATTTGGAAGTCAGGTAATGGACGAAATCTTTTGGTCAGAGGACAAAGGATTCTATCGAGGCTCAGACAACCTTGGTGGATTCGAAGGTGGAATGACAACCGGTGAAATGATTGCTGTAAGAGGCGTTGTCAAACCAATTCCTACCTTATATCGTCCAATGCATTCCGTTGATATTGATACGCACGAAGAACACAAAGCAAGTATTGAAAGATCAGACACAACGGCAGTTACCGCCGCAGCCGTAATTGCCGAAAGTATGGTAGCAATCGAAATTGCCAAAGCAATCTTAGACAAGTTCGATAGCGACAACTTAGGAAGATTAAAAGAACAACTAAAAGCTTACAAAGAAGAAATCAAAGAATTCTAA
- a CDS encoding Crp/Fnr family transcriptional regulator produces the protein MVKLAHEHTDEDCLSLVTIFQSLPERDIATLAEIVSEHHYKSGEFLYHAGDNADSLMIIAHGQAKVFQIAANGKEQMIRILQTGDFDGEAALFENDERNSFAQTLMDTDVCSISRNDFQKLMKTSPELAVNMVNAFGQRITQLEQQNTEVTTASVESRLANYLLETSAGLDEERFTLPLKKKDIATYLGTTPETISRKLTKMADDNLLENKGLKVKILDSDGLAMLI, from the coding sequence ATGGTAAAACTAGCCCACGAACACACAGATGAAGACTGTTTGTCACTTGTTACAATTTTTCAATCATTACCAGAACGCGATATTGCCACATTGGCAGAAATTGTTTCTGAGCATCACTATAAGAGTGGTGAATTCTTATACCATGCCGGTGACAACGCAGACTCATTGATGATCATTGCTCATGGACAGGCAAAAGTTTTCCAGATTGCTGCAAACGGTAAGGAACAAATGATTCGGATTCTCCAAACAGGCGATTTTGACGGAGAGGCAGCACTATTCGAAAACGACGAACGTAATAGTTTTGCCCAAACGTTAATGGATACCGATGTCTGTTCAATTTCCCGAAACGACTTCCAAAAGTTGATGAAAACTTCCCCTGAGTTAGCAGTCAACATGGTAAATGCTTTCGGACAACGAATCACACAACTCGAGCAACAAAACACTGAGGTAACGACTGCCAGTGTTGAAAGCCGGCTCGCCAATTACTTGTTAGAAACAAGTGCCGGACTCGATGAAGAACGATTTACACTCCCCTTAAAGAAGAAAGACATTGCGACCTATTTAGGCACAACGCCTGAAACAATTAGCCGGAAATTAACCAAGATGGCCGACGACAATCTGTTAGAAAATAAAGGATTAAAAGTAAAAATCCTCGATTCAGATGGATTAGCCATGTTGATATAG
- the tkt gene encoding transketolase, which yields MDEDTRNIHALKMLAVEAISNANSGHPGIVLSVAPMLYTLATRHLVVDPETPDWINRDRLVLSAGHGSALLYSHLHLSGFDLSMDDLKRFRQRGSRTPGHPEFGATPGVDATTGPIGQGVGMAVGMAVAQKRLEAKFGNLMDHFTFAIVGDGDLMEGISHEAAEFAGINNLNKLVVLYDSNDVSLDGPTSRSFKTNQRDRFAAYGFDTFLVEDGDDIDAIDEAITKAKASPNPAFIEIRTIIGEGAPNQGTNKIHGAPLNDDALQVLEDNLDWHEAPFTVPDDVTTSFREKVFDRGHAAHVAWGKELAESSQKAEILHDFEVPVSVDGTKLTTFKPGEKDAGRKVGHTAMNDIAKQVPNLIGGAADLASSTKTEIEDGGTFSADNPTGKNIPFGVHEFGMSTIMNGIALHGGLKVFGSTFAVFSDYLKAGIRLSALQKLPVIYIFTHDSIAVGQDGPTHQPIEQLSGLQSIPNLNVVRPGSPNEIVSAWKMAIESTNRPTVMFLSRQDIQELPADNSATLLEKRGGYVANFEKGNLSAILLATGTELELAKAAQKELEKDNIFARVVSMPDQAKFLQQDILYRESVLPNNQRRRIAIEMASPLGWANVVGLDGKIIGTETFGESAKPDEVIEDFDFTVDNVVSSVKNLLFKMEKVG from the coding sequence ATGGATGAAGATACGAGAAATATACATGCTTTAAAAATGTTAGCTGTTGAAGCTATCTCAAACGCAAATTCTGGTCACCCCGGAATCGTTCTCAGTGTGGCACCTATGCTTTACACATTAGCCACAAGACATTTAGTCGTTGATCCCGAAACTCCAGATTGGATTAATCGTGACAGATTAGTTCTCTCAGCTGGACATGGTTCAGCACTGCTATACAGTCACCTTCATCTATCAGGATTCGATTTAAGTATGGATGATTTGAAACGATTCAGACAACGTGGTTCACGTACACCAGGACATCCCGAATTTGGTGCAACACCTGGTGTTGATGCAACTACTGGACCAATTGGACAAGGCGTTGGTATGGCCGTTGGTATGGCTGTCGCTCAAAAGAGACTAGAGGCAAAATTTGGTAACTTGATGGATCACTTCACATTCGCAATTGTCGGTGATGGTGATTTAATGGAAGGAATTTCTCACGAAGCTGCTGAATTTGCTGGTATCAATAATCTAAATAAACTAGTCGTGTTATACGATTCAAACGATGTTTCATTGGATGGACCAACTAGTCGCTCATTCAAAACTAATCAAAGAGATCGTTTCGCAGCATACGGCTTCGATACCTTCCTAGTTGAAGATGGTGATGACATCGACGCAATCGATGAAGCAATCACTAAAGCAAAGGCTTCACCAAATCCAGCATTCATCGAAATCAGAACTATCATTGGTGAAGGTGCTCCTAACCAAGGAACCAACAAAATTCACGGCGCCCCACTAAATGACGATGCTCTACAAGTATTGGAAGACAATCTAGACTGGCATGAAGCTCCATTCACAGTTCCTGACGACGTAACAACTTCCTTCCGGGAAAAAGTTTTCGACCGGGGCCATGCAGCACATGTCGCTTGGGGTAAAGAATTAGCTGAATCTTCACAAAAGGCTGAAATCCTCCACGACTTCGAAGTTCCTGTTTCAGTTGATGGAACAAAATTAACTACTTTCAAACCTGGCGAAAAAGATGCTGGTAGAAAAGTTGGTCACACTGCTATGAACGACATCGCCAAACAAGTTCCAAACTTAATTGGTGGAGCTGCCGACCTTGCTTCCTCAACTAAAACAGAAATTGAAGATGGCGGAACTTTCTCAGCCGACAATCCAACTGGTAAAAACATCCCCTTCGGTGTTCACGAATTCGGAATGAGTACAATCATGAATGGTATCGCCCTACACGGTGGTTTGAAAGTCTTCGGTTCAACTTTCGCAGTTTTCTCAGATTACTTAAAAGCTGGTATTAGATTGAGTGCTTTGCAAAAACTTCCTGTTATCTACATCTTCACTCACGACTCAATCGCCGTTGGACAAGATGGACCAACTCATCAACCTATCGAGCAACTTTCTGGACTTCAAAGCATCCCTAACCTAAATGTTGTTAGACCAGGAAGTCCTAATGAAATTGTTTCTGCTTGGAAGATGGCTATCGAATCAACTAATCGCCCAACCGTAATGTTCTTGAGCCGTCAAGACATTCAAGAATTGCCAGCTGACAACTCAGCTACATTGCTAGAAAAACGTGGTGGCTACGTTGCTAACTTTGAAAAAGGTAACTTGTCAGCAATCCTTCTTGCTACTGGTACCGAACTAGAATTAGCTAAAGCTGCACAAAAAGAACTAGAAAAAGACAATATCTTTGCTAGAGTTGTATCTATGCCGGATCAAGCTAAGTTCTTGCAACAAGATATTTTATACCGTGAAAGTGTTCTTCCTAACAACCAACGCCGCCGCATCGCTATCGAAATGGCTTCACCACTTGGCTGGGCAAATGTTGTTGGCCTTGATGGCAAGATCATTGGAACTGAAACTTTCGGTGAATCAGCTAAACCTGATGAAGTTATCGAAGACTTCGACTTCACAGTTGATAACGTAGTTTCATCAGTTAAGAATTTACTCTTCAAAATGGAAAAGGTGGGATAA
- the aroF gene encoding 3-deoxy-7-phosphoheptulonate synthase, with protein MIIELKNVEDANKVMEQANAKKLEHVFQHNNRVGFVDQNALGDVPFEIDNVEQVITEHPAAIQASRLFHPENTVIKTEHSVIGDGGFALIAGPDSIESAEHVLLMGKDVQESGATLLRGGSFKPRTNPYSFQGLGEEGLKWHREAADKLGMDMVTEIMDTRDLEMIDKYTDMFQIGTRNMQNFALLKAVGKTNKPVVLKRGMSATIDDLLNASEYIAAGGNHQIILMERGIRTFDNKYTRNTFDVSAIPVLKDLTHYPVIGDPSHAAGVTKFVEPIGLAAAAAGADGLMVEIHNHPKEAFVDGKQALTPAQFDHLAKVATDIHNLVKEEK; from the coding sequence ATGATTATCGAATTAAAGAATGTAGAAGACGCTAACAAAGTAATGGAACAAGCTAATGCTAAGAAATTGGAACATGTTTTCCAACATAACAATCGTGTCGGATTTGTTGACCAAAATGCTTTAGGTGACGTACCTTTCGAAATTGATAATGTTGAACAAGTAATTACTGAGCACCCTGCCGCAATTCAAGCAAGTCGACTTTTCCACCCAGAAAATACTGTTATCAAAACTGAACATAGTGTAATTGGTGACGGAGGATTCGCATTAATCGCTGGTCCTGACTCAATTGAATCAGCTGAACATGTTCTCTTAATGGGTAAAGATGTTCAAGAATCTGGTGCTACATTGCTACGTGGTGGTTCATTCAAACCTCGTACAAACCCATACAGTTTCCAAGGTCTTGGCGAAGAAGGACTCAAATGGCACCGTGAAGCTGCCGATAAATTAGGCATGGACATGGTTACTGAGATCATGGATACCAGAGACCTAGAAATGATCGACAAATACACTGATATGTTCCAAATTGGTACACGTAACATGCAAAACTTTGCTTTGTTAAAAGCTGTTGGTAAAACTAACAAACCAGTTGTTCTAAAGCGTGGTATGTCAGCTACGATTGACGACTTATTGAACGCATCTGAATACATTGCTGCCGGTGGTAACCATCAAATTATCTTGATGGAACGTGGAATTAGAACTTTCGACAACAAATACACTCGTAATACATTCGATGTTTCTGCTATCCCTGTTTTGAAAGACTTAACTCACTACCCAGTAATCGGTGACCCATCTCACGCTGCTGGTGTTACTAAATTTGTTGAACCAATTGGTCTTGCTGCGGCCGCTGCTGGTGCTGACGGTTTGATGGTTGAAATCCACAACCACCCTAAGGAAGCCTTCGTTGATGGTAAACAAGCTCTAACTCCAGCACAATTTGATCATCTAGCAAAAGTTGCTACAGACATCCACAATCTAGTGAAAGAAGAAAAATAA
- the aroE gene encoding shikimate dehydrogenase: MPKALYGLIGYPALHSKSPRMQNAAMENLNIDAMYKAFEFAPTKMDEEIKKLKLRNIQGFNVTMPYKKAIINYLDEVDPIAAKLQSVNTVKRINGKWVGTSTDGAGFWHTIKNDPKKVVLIGTGGAARAIIASKPDNIELKVFNRNSQRFSGHAQQMQELFGIELKKLSDIEQDLGDTDLIINATNAGMRDNESVLSQENFLQAKSSCHVIDIIYRDFPTRFMENARNAGLTAENGLNMLIAQGVLSFQIWFGQTAPEQLMTEMVHN; the protein is encoded by the coding sequence ATGCCAAAAGCTTTATACGGGTTAATCGGCTACCCTGCACTGCATTCTAAATCACCACGAATGCAAAATGCCGCTATGGAAAATTTAAATATTGATGCAATGTACAAAGCTTTTGAATTCGCACCTACAAAAATGGATGAAGAAATCAAGAAACTTAAATTACGTAACATCCAAGGTTTTAACGTCACCATGCCATATAAAAAGGCCATCATCAACTACTTAGATGAGGTCGATCCAATTGCCGCAAAACTCCAATCAGTAAATACCGTTAAACGTATCAACGGCAAGTGGGTCGGAACTTCAACTGATGGTGCTGGCTTCTGGCACACAATTAAGAATGATCCTAAAAAAGTTGTTCTAATCGGAACTGGCGGTGCCGCACGAGCAATTATCGCTAGTAAACCTGACAACATTGAATTAAAAGTTTTCAATCGCAACTCACAACGATTTTCTGGCCACGCTCAACAAATGCAAGAATTGTTTGGGATTGAACTTAAAAAACTATCTGATATTGAACAAGATCTAGGTGATACTGATTTAATCATCAATGCCACTAACGCTGGAATGCGTGACAATGAAAGCGTCCTTAGCCAAGAAAACTTTTTACAGGCAAAGAGTTCTTGTCACGTGATTGATATTATTTACCGAGATTTCCCAACTAGATTCATGGAAAACGCTAGAAATGCCGGATTGACTGCTGAAAATGGATTAAACATGCTAATAGCCCAAGGCGTGCTTAGCTTTCAAATCTGGTTTGGACAAACTGCACCTGAACAACTTATGACCGAAATGGTTCACAACTAA
- the aroB gene encoding 3-dehydroquinate synthase, whose product MITVTLPTKKYDVKIEMGLGRKIGETVKEVWSKRKVIVVTDEQVGDLYLHTTINELKKADFDVITATVPVGEKSKSLKFVGEIIETMADNGFTRGDGVIALGGGVVGDLSGTVASLYMRGIAFIQIATSLTAMVDSSVGGKTAVNLGKVKNIIGSFYQPDLVIIDPIFLNSLSERNLVEGYGEVVKCSALEGGDFFDLTGKINKVDDILSNAPDLIERSVNFKANVVMKDEKESNLRRILNFGHTLGHAIELLADGKLMHGEAVAIGMVTISQCFEKTGVTPASVTSAIQTRLESVGLPTSSNLIGTDAFFDHLKNDKKNDHGTLNLVALKNIGEPIIVPTKLTEMPEFVSGLTVK is encoded by the coding sequence ATGATTACCGTAACTCTACCTACTAAAAAGTATGACGTGAAAATTGAAATGGGACTTGGCCGCAAAATTGGTGAGACCGTTAAAGAGGTTTGGTCAAAACGAAAAGTCATCGTGGTTACTGATGAACAAGTTGGCGACTTATACCTTCATACAACAATTAATGAATTGAAAAAAGCTGATTTTGACGTCATAACCGCAACCGTACCCGTTGGCGAAAAATCGAAAAGTTTAAAGTTTGTCGGTGAAATCATCGAAACCATGGCAGACAACGGATTCACCCGCGGTGACGGTGTAATTGCACTAGGTGGTGGAGTTGTCGGTGATTTGTCCGGAACCGTCGCAAGTTTGTACATGCGTGGTATCGCCTTTATCCAAATTGCTACCTCATTGACTGCTATGGTTGACTCAAGCGTCGGTGGTAAAACCGCCGTTAATCTTGGCAAAGTCAAAAACATCATCGGATCCTTCTACCAACCAGATTTAGTTATCATCGATCCAATCTTCTTGAATAGCTTATCTGAACGCAATCTTGTCGAAGGATACGGCGAAGTTGTTAAGTGCAGTGCCCTCGAAGGTGGCGACTTTTTCGACCTGACTGGAAAAATTAATAAAGTGGACGATATTTTATCAAACGCACCCGATTTAATTGAACGGTCAGTCAATTTCAAAGCCAATGTGGTCATGAAAGATGAAAAAGAAAGCAACCTCCGTCGAATTTTAAACTTCGGTCATACATTAGGACATGCCATCGAGCTTCTCGCTGACGGAAAATTAATGCATGGTGAAGCCGTTGCAATTGGTATGGTGACTATTTCCCAATGTTTCGAAAAAACTGGTGTCACACCCGCTTCTGTGACCTCAGCAATTCAAACAAGATTGGAATCTGTTGGATTACCAACATCATCTAATCTAATCGGTACAGATGCGTTTTTCGACCATCTCAAAAACGACAAAAAAAATGACCACGGAACATTGAATCTTGTAGCACTCAAAAACATCGGAGAACCTATCATTGTCCCAACTAAGTTAACTGAAATGCCTGAATTTGTTTCAGGACTAACAGTTAAATAA